One Brassica oleracea var. oleracea cultivar TO1000 chromosome C7, BOL, whole genome shotgun sequence genomic window carries:
- the LOC106302758 gene encoding uncharacterized protein At1g24485, translated as MNLKVQPKFYPYQIGVNVKWEDFRLLVTKETSMAQASFICLLLSFFIIILSNAADINIDCGSSSSHVDADNRTWVGDTEFVTTGLTSTFKPIVTTAESLTTLRYFPTGETNCYSNIPVDKGRKVLVRTRFNYGNYDGENKAPKFDVLYDGKHRDSVVTVTSISGTRSEAIFVPESGNTSVCFFRMFLNENPFVSTIEVRRLDDSMYTDLGAKEGFILQQRTAYGRVQDLVRSPFDPYDRIWAPTPLSTVTLTSAATSINTSGADNRPPEIVLRTAWSREDMAFYDIKLPFSGVTFYIVLYFSEPLTLASDQKRTFYVNYDNKQVGPGVIAPPFGAVTQASLRAVVTTSLPYLTFKAKPDSTLDPLINALELYVISNSAGNGTNSTSSGSGGSPSTGGGGGGSHSTGDGGGSPTTGGGGESPSTGGDGGSSGSGGGGGKSDSSGEKSGNLVVSLSISIPSLAVLGTGGWFAYKFFFKAKRSPESERPLTTTINHHHYGSEQTVIAPNADTVTQIQNAK; from the exons ATGAATTTAAAGGTTCAACCTAAGTTCTATCCCTACCAAATTGGTGTTAACGTGAAGTGGGAAG ATTTTCGTCTCTTGGTGACCAAAGAAACAAGCATGGCTCAGGCTTCTTTTATTTGCCTTCTCCTCAGTTTTTTCATCATAATCCTTTCTAATGCAGCTG ATATAAACATAGACTGTGGATCATCAAGCTCGCACGTTGATGCTGACAACAGAACGTGGGTGGGAGACACGGAATTTGTAACCACCGGTTTGACGTCCACATTTAAACCAATAGTCACAACCGCTGAATCTCTAACCACGCTCCGGTATTTTCCTACGGGGGAGACAAACTGTTACTCCAACATTCCGGTCGATAAAGGTAGGAAAGTATTAGTTCGGACGAGATTCAACTATGGGAACTACGACGGAGAGAACAAGGCTCCCAAGTTTGATGTCCTGTACGATGGGAAGCATCGAGATTCGGTCGTCACGGTGACGTCGATCAGCGGTACACGATCAGAGGCTATATTTGTTCCTGAGAGCGGGAATACTAGTGTATGCTTTTTCCGTATGTTTTTGAACGAAAACCCTTTTGTGTCTACCATTGAAGTACGGAGGCTGGACGACTCCATGTACACCGATCTTGGTGCTAAGGAAGGTTTCATCCTCCAGCAACGAACCGCCTACGGTAGGGTACAGGATTTAGTAAG GTCCCCGTTTGATCCTTACGATAGAATTTGGGCGCCAACACCACTTTCGACCGTAACTCTAACAAGTGCTGCCACTTCTATCAACACTTCAGGGGCTGACAATCGACCACCTGAGATTGTCCTTCGGACCGCTTGGTCTCGGGAGGACATGGCTTTCTATGATATAAAACTACCTTTTTCGGGAGTAACATTTTACATTGTCCTTTACTTCTCGGAACCACTGACCCTTGCTTCCGACCAAAAGCGGACTTTCTACGTTAACTACGATAACAAACAAGTGGGTCCAGGTGTAATTGCGCCACCTTTCGGGGCAGTGACTCAAGCTTCTCTGAGGGCTGTCGTGACGACAAGTCTTCCCTATCTAACATTTAAAGCTAAACCAGACTCGACTTTGGACCCACTCATCAATGCTCTCGAGCTTTATGTTATTAGCAATAGTGCTGGAAACGGGACAAATTCAACTAGCAGCGGCAGTGGAGGTAGTCCTAGCACTGGTGGTGGTGGCGGCGGCAGTCATAGCACTGGCGATGGTGGTGGAAGCCCTACCACTGGCGGTGGTGGGGAAAGCCCTAGCACTGGCGGTGATGGTGGCAGCTCAGGCTCCGGTGGTGGTGGAGGCAAATCCG ATTCTTCAGGGGAGAAAAGCGGCAACTTAGTTGTGTCTCTTAGTATTTCAATTCCGTCGTTAGCTGTTCTTGGAACTGGTGGTTGGTTCGCATATAAATTTTTCTTCAAAGCCAAGCGCAGTCCCGAATCAGAAA GGCCACTTACCACCACCATCAATCATCATCATTATGGGAGTGAACAGACGGTCATCGCACCGAATGCAGACACCGTAACACAGATACAGAATGCAAAGTGA
- the LOC106301695 gene encoding cyclin-L1-1 produces the protein MIYTAIDNFYLPEEQIKNSPSRKDGIDETTETTLRIYGCDLIQEAGILLRLPQAVMATGQVLFHRFYCKKSLAKFDVKIVAASCVWLASKLEENPKKARQVIIVFHRMECRRENLPLDHLDLFSKKYSELKVELSRTERHILKEMGFVCHVEHPHKFISNYLATLETPPELRQEAWNLANDSLRTTLCVRFRSEVVACGVVYAAARRFQVPLPENPPWWKAFDADKSGIDEVCRVLAHLYSLPKAQYISVCKDGKPFTFSSRSANSQSQSQSATKDVSPAVDGAVDTKGTSGSVNNESKDGKNNTPHEMATDVKKSDTESNSLPIVGDSREGRSKVGESDREKERGRERDRASSRSHRDRGRDSDKESDRERDKLKERSHHRSRDRLKDYGDRSRHHSSRDRDYRESSHSSKDRRSRHH, from the exons ATGATTTACACGGCAATCGACAATTTCTACTTACCGGAGGAGCAGATAAAGAACTCACCTTCCAGGAAAGATGGGATCGATGAAACAACCGAGACGACACTTAGGATCTATGGATGTGATCTCATCCAAGAAGCTGGAATCTTGCTCAGACT ACCACAGGCTGTTATGGCTACTGGGCAGGTTCTTTTCCACCGTTTCTATTGCAAGAAGTCTCTTGCCAAGTTCGATGTTAAG ATAGTTGCTGCGAGCTGTGTCTGGCTTGCGTCAAAGTTGGAAGAAAACCCTAAGAAAGCTAGGCAGGTCATCATTGTCTTCCACAGGATGGAGTGCCGCAGGGAGAACTTACCATTAGATCATCTTGATTTGTTTTCCAAG AAGTATTCTGAGTTGAAAGTTGAATTAAGCAGAACTGAGAGACACATACTGAAAGAGATGGGTTTTGTTTGTCATGTTGAACATCCTCACAAGTTCATCTCAAACTACCTTGCCACACTTGAAACACCTCCAGAATTGAGGCAAGAGGCTTGGAACTTGGCAAATGATAG TCTGCGTACAACCCTTTGTGTAAGGTTCAGAAGTGAGGTTGTGGCTTGTGGGGTCGTGTATGCTGCTGCACGTAGGTTTCAAGTTCCTCTCCCAGAGAATCCACCCTGGTGGAAAGCATTTGATGCAGATAAATCTGGTATTGACGAAGTGTGTAGAGTTCTTGCTCATCTATACAGTCTCCCAAAGGCTCAGTATATCTCAGTTTGCAAGGATGGGAAGCCTTTTACCTTTTCCAGTAGATCCGCGAATTCTCAATCTCAATCTCAATCAGCTACAAAG GATGTTTCACCGGCAGTTGACGGTGCTGTTGATACGAAGGGTACTTCAGGATCTGTTAATAACGAGTCTAAGGATGGAAAGAATAACACACCTCATGAAATGGCTACAGATGTGAAGAAGAGCGATACGGAGTCAAACAGTCTGCCAATTGTGGGAGACTCGAGGGAGGGAAGAAGTAAAGTAGGAGAGAGTGATAGAGAGAAGGAACGAGGTAGAGAGAGGGACAGGGCCAGTAGTAGGTCTCACAGAGACAGAGGCAGAGATTCTGACAAGGAGAGTGATAGGGAGAGAGACAAACTAAAAGAGCGTAGTCATCATCGGTCAAGAGATAGACTGAAGGATTATGGTGATAGATCAAGACATCACTCTTCTCGCGATCGTGACTATCGCGAATCGTCGCACTCATCGAAAGACCGTCGTAGTAGGCACCATTAA
- the LOC106306030 gene encoding ALBINO3-like protein 1, chloroplastic, with protein MASSISLRPTSLILSSTFSTGRVLHFRRSPFSRTPSSSSCRHRTLVAQFGLGPGSFPDPGFSLDLIKDHAESLLYTIADAAVSSSETFESVSGTTTKQNSDWFSGIANYMETILKVLKDGLSTVNVPYSYGFAIILLTVLVKAATFPLTKKQVESAMAMKSLQPQIKAIQERYAGDQERIQLETARLYKLAGINPLAGCLPTLATIPVWIGLYRALSNVADEGLLTEGFFWIPSLAGPTTVAARQSGSGISWLFPFIEGHPPLGWSDTLAYLVLPLLLIFTQYLSIQIMQSSQGQSNDPAMKSSQAVTKLLPLMIGYFSLSVPSGLSLYWLTNNILSTAQQVWLQKYGGAKNPMEKLTNLVMKEDKTQKVEKSISEPLVQKSVSELKIPKEKGGEKVTSEGPKPGERFRLLKEQEAKRRREKEEARQKAEAALSNQNIGSVQEQEEKSDTADVAVGNNEKAKLSAVGETADGSVAVNGKPSIHGVGHDTEQHHSHEA; from the exons ATGGCTTCTTCGATATCTCTAAGGCCGACGAGCCTTATCCTCTCATCAACTTTCTCTACAGGCAGAGTCCTCCACTTCCGCCGCTCCCCTTTCAGCCGCACACCGTCGTCTTCCTCTTGCCGCCATCGGACTCTGGTTGCTCAATTCGGATTGGGACCAGGTTCGTTTCCCGACCCAGGCTTCTCACTCGATTTGATCAAGGACCATGCTGAGAGTCTTCTCTACACCATCGCTGATGCCGCCGTTTCGTCCTCAGAAACGTTTGAATCTGTTTCCGGCACTACCACAAAGCAGAACAGTGATTGGTTCTCTGGTATCGCCAATTACATGGAAACTATTCTCAAG GTTTTGAAAGATGGGTTATCGACAGTAAACGTACCTTACTCTTATGGTTTTGCTATCATTCTACTCACCGTGCTTGTTAAGGCTGCTACGTTCCCCTTGACGAAAAAGCAG GTCGAATCTGCTATGGCTATGAAGTCTTTGCAGCCTCAAATTAAGGCCATTCAGGAACGCTATGCTGGTGATCAG GAGAGAATTCAGCTTGAAACTGCCAGATTGTATAAACTCGCTGGAATAAACCCCCTTGCAG GGTGCCTCCCCACACTAGCCACAATACCAGTCTGGATTGGACTATATAGAGCCCTCTCAAATGTTGCCGATGAG GGACTCTTAACGGAAGGCTTTTTCTGGATCCCTTCTCTTGCCGGTCCAACAACTGTTGCTGCAAGACAGAGTGGCAGTGGAATCTCATGGTTGTTCCCTTTCATT GAGGGACACCCACCTCTCGGATGGTCGGACACATTAGCATATCTTGTCTTACCTCTATTGCTCATCTTCACTCAGTATCTCTCCATTCAAATCATGCAGTCCTCGCAGGGGCAG AGTAATGATCCAGCAATGAAGAGCTCACAAGCGGTGACGAAGCTTCTTCCCCTGATGATTGGTTATTTTTCACTATCAGTTCCTTCGGGTTTAAGTCTCTATTG GTTGACCAATAACATTTTGAGCACAGCACAGCAAGTATGGCTTCAAAAATATGGTGGTGCCAAAAATCCGATGGAGAAGCTAACTAATTTGGTCATGAAGGAAGATAAAACTCAAAAGGTTGAGAAGTCTATCTCAGAACCGCTAGTTCAGAAGTCTGTTTCAGAACTGAAAATACCAAAAGAGAAGGGCGGTGAAAAAGTGACCTCAGAAGGGCCCAAACCTGGTGAAAG GTTTAGGCTGCTCAAAGAACAAGAAGCAAAGAGACGACGAGAAAAAGAAGAGGCTAGGCAGAAAGCCGAAGCAGCTCTGTCAAATCAAAATATAGGCAGCGTACAGGAACAAGAGGAGAAATCTGATACAGCTGATGTCGCTGTAGGAAATAATGAGAAAGCCAAACTTTCAGCAGTGGGAGAAACAGCTGATGGCTCTGTCGCTGTGAATGGGAAGCCATCCATTCATGGCGTTGGCCATGATACAGAACAACACCATTCTCATGAAGCATAG
- the LOC106306029 gene encoding T-complex protein 1 subunit epsilon, whose protein sequence is MALAFDEFGRPFIILREQDQKTRLRGIDAQKANIAAGKAVARILRSSLGPKGMDKMLQGPDGDVTITNDGATILEQMDVDNQIAKLMVELSRSQDYEIGDGTTGVVVMAGALLEQAERQLDRGIHPIRIAEGYEMASRVAVEHLERISQKFEFDVNNYEPLVQTCMTTLSSKIVNRCKRRLAEIAVKAVLAVADLERRDVNLDLIKVEGKVGGNLEDTELIYGILVDKDMSHPQMPKQIEDAHIAILTCPFEPPKPKTKHKVDIDTVQKFETLRKQEQQYFDEMVQKCKDVGATLVICQWGFDDEANHLLMHRNLPAVRWVGGVELELIAIATGGRIVPRFQELTPEKLGKAGMVREKSFGTTKERMLYIEHCANSKAVTIFIRGGNKMMIEETKRSIHDALCVARNLIRNKSIVYGGGAAEIACSLAVDAAADKYPGVEQYAIRAFAEALDSVPMALAENSGLQPIETLSAVKSQQLKENIPFYGIDCNDVGTNDMREQNVFETLIGKQQQILLATQVVKMILKIDDVISNSEY, encoded by the exons ATGGCGCTGGCGTTCGACGAGTTCGGGCGCCCGTTCATTATACTGAGAGAGCAGGATCAAAAGACGCGTCTCAGAGGCATCGATGCTCAGAAAGCCAATATCGCCGCCGGCAAAGCGGTGGCTCGGATCCTCCGTTCCTCTCTCGGACCCAAGGGAATGGACAAGATGCTTCAGGGACCTGACGGAGACGTCACCATCA CTAACGATGGTGCGACGATCTTGGAGCAAATGGATGTTGACAACCAGATTGCGAAGCTTATGGTTGAGCTGTCACGGAGTCAGGATTATGAGATTGGTGACGGTACAACGGGTGTTGTTGTCATGGCTGGTGCACTTCTTGAGCAAGCTGAGCGTCAATTAGATAGGGGGATTCATCCTATCCGTATCGCTGAGGGATATGAGATGGCTTCTAGAGTGGCTGTTGAGCATTTGGAGCGTATATCTCAGAAGTTTGAGTTCGATGTTAACAATTACGAGCCTTTGGTTCAAACATGCATGACTACTCTATCCTCCAAGAT TGTGAACCGATGCAAGCGGAGATTAGCTGAGATTGCTGTGAAAGCAGTTCTTGCTGTTGCTGATTTAGAGAGGAGGGATGTTAACTTGGATCTGATAAAAGTAGAGGGCAAAGTCGGGGGAAACTTGGAGGACACTGAGCTTATTTATGGAATACTGGTTGACAAAGATATGAGTCATCCACAGATGCCAAAGCAAATTGAAGATGCCCACATTGCCATTTTGACTTGCCCCTTTGAGCCACCGAAGCCGAAGACTAAGCATAAGGTGGACATTGACACAGTGCAGAAGTTTGAGACGTTGCGCAAGCAAGAACAGCAATACTTCGATGAGATGGTTCAAAAGTGCAAG GATGTTGGAGCTACACTTGTTATTTGCCAATGGGGATTCGATGATGAAGCGAACCATCTATTAATGCACAGGAATTTGCCTGCTGTTAGATGGGTGGGGGGTGTTGAATTAGAACTTATCGCAATAGCCACAG GCGGCAGAATTGTTCCAAGATTCCAGGAGTTGACCCCAGAGAAGTTAGGGAAG GCTGGCATGGTCCGTGAAAAATCATTTGGCACAACAAAAGAACGAATGCTGTATATTGAGCACTGTGCGAACTCAAAAGCTGTTACTATTTTCATCCGTGGAG GTAATAAAATGATGATAGAAGAAACAAAGCGTAGTATCCACGATGCTCTGTGTGTGGCAAGGAATCTCATCCGCAATAAGTCAATCGTATATGGAGGTGGTGCAGCTGAAATCGCATGCTCACTTGCAGTTGATGCAGCTGCTGATAAATACCCTGGCGTCGAGCAG TATGCAATAAGGGCATTTGCAGAAGCTTTGGACTCCGTACCTATGGCTCTTGCAGAGAACAGTGGATTACAGCCCATTGAGACACTCTCAGCGGTTAAATCCCAGCAACTTAAG GAGAACATTCCTTTCTATGGGATAGATTGCAATGACGTGGGAACAAACGATATGAGAGAGCAAAACGTGTTTGAAACATTGATCGGGAAGCAGCAGCAGATATTGCTTGCAACTCAAGTCGTTAAGATGATCCTAAAGATCGACGATGTCATCTCCAATTCTGAATATTGA
- the LOC106305090 gene encoding anther-specific protein BCP1-like, which yields MGRQNAVLVFGLVFLAILGLAAAASSPSPSASPSKAPAAPVTDVEAPVSEDTIGTTDDDAAASPGDGDVAVAGPLGSDSSYGSNGPSPSTDAADSGAAALGVSAVFVGVASIAGSFLFL from the coding sequence ATGGGTCGCCAAAACGCTGTCCTAGTTTTTGGCCTCGTGTTCTTGGCCATCCTTGGCCTCGCCGCAGCTGCCTCCTCTCCGTCTCCTTCAGCGTCACCCTCCAAAGCTCCGGCTGCTCCCGTAACCGATGTCGAAGCTCCAGTGAGCGAGGACACCATTGGAACCACCGATGACGATGCAGCTGCTTCTCCAGGTGATGGTGACGTAGCTGTGGCTGGTCCTCTAGGAAGTGACTCCTCCTACGGTAGTAATGGACCTTCACCTTCTACTGATGCTGCTGACAGCGGCGCGGCTGCTCTTGGCGTCTCTGCGGTCTTCGTTGGTGTTGCATCCATCGCCGGTTCTTTCTTGTTTCTCTGA
- the LOC106303593 gene encoding myosin heavy chain kinase B-like — translation MRVMSWLDSSRRRRVQKSLKHLDSDDSATSSSLSEVTGSSSLHSSLSLQTLPSVPSLQKIPSDAHAITVSHSVTSSFKLRERSLPVTCLAVNGGYLFAVSGHEVSIYDRAMCAHLDTFNGQDPFSGSVKSVGFSGEKIFTAHQDGKIGVWKLTAKSGYKQLTTLPTLNDRLRRFALPKNYVQVRRHKKRLWIEHADAVTALAVNNGFIYSVSWDKTLKIWRASDLRCKESIKAHDDAVNAVAVSANGTVYTGSADRRIRVWAKPDDSKRHELVATLEKHKSAVNALALNDDGSALFSGSCDRSILVWERVDSSNYMAVSGALRGHDKAILSLFNVSDLLLSGSADRTVRIWRRGADGCYSCLEVLSGHTKPVKSLAAVRDSESDGVVSIVSGSLDGEVKCWKVSVSKPDNSIYKSLVL, via the coding sequence ATGAGGGTTATGTCATGGCTGGATTCTTCCCGGAGAAGACGAGTACAAAAATCTCTAAAGCATTTAGATTCCGACGATAGCGCCACGTCATCGTCACTAAGCGAAGTCACCGGCTCTAGCAGCCTCCATAGCAGTCTCTCTCTTCAGACACTCCCTTCTGTTCCATCTCTTCAGAAAATCCCCTCCGACGCTCACGCCATCACCGTCTCTCACTCCGTTACCTCCTCGTTCAAACTCCGCGAACGGAGTCTCCCCGTCACTTGTCTCGCCGTCAACGGAGGTTATCTCTTCGCAGTCTCTGGACACGAAGTCAGCATCTACGATCGCGCCATGTGTGCTCATCTCGACACTTTTAACGGCCAGGATCCTTTCTCAGGCTCCGTTAAATCCGTCGGTTTCTCCGGTGAGAAAATATTTACCGCTCATCAGGACGGTAAAATCGGAGTTTGGAAATTAACCGCGAAAAGTGGTTACAAACAGTTAACGACGCTTCCTACTTTAAACGACCGTTTGCGACGTTTCGCTCTCCCTAAAAATTACGTTCAGGTTCGCCGTCACAAGAAACGTCTCTGGATCGAACACGCTGACGCCGTTACCGCTCTTGCCGTTAATAACGGTTTCATTTACTCCGTCTCTTGGGACAAGACACTGAAGATATGGAGAGCTTCCGATCTTCGTTGCAAGGAATCAATCAAAGCCCATGATGACGCCGTTAACGCCGTCGCCGTCTCTGCAAACGGTACCGTTTATACTGGATCGGCGGACAGACGTATACGGGTTTGGGCGAAACCCGACGACTCGAAACGACACGAGTTAGTCGCGACATTGGAAAAACACAAATCTGCTGTTAACGCTCTGGCATTAAACGACGACGGATCGGCCTTGTTCTCCGGTTCGTGTGACCGGTCAATTTTGGTTTGGGAGAGAGTGGACAGCTCTAACTACATGGCGGTGAGTGGTGCTTTGAGAGGACACGACAAAGCAATACTTAGCTTGTTTAACGTGTCTGATTTGCTCCTAAGTGGATCTGCTGATCGGACGGTCAGGATTTGGCGGCGCGGAGCCGACGGTTGTTATAGTTGCTTGGAGGTGCTTTCCGGTCACACGAAACCGGTTAAGTCGCTTGCAGCAGTTAGAGATTCGGAGTCAGACGGCGTCGTTTCAATCGTTAGTGGAAGTCTTGACGGAGAGGTTAAGTGTTGGAAGGTCTCCGTCTCCAAACCGGATAATTCAATTTACAAGAGTCTTGTTTTGTGA